ctcctccctTTTTGTATTTAACAAAATGTAAATTGCTGTTAATTTCCAAAATGGGAATTCAATTTACAACCTAGTCAACCACTCAAAAGTGTCGAAGCATTGTGTCTCATGCAATGAAAAAGACACCTATGATAATTTCCATCTTTAGATCCTGACTGTAAACTCCATTCTTAAGTATATTCTTGTTGTTGCAGTTACTGATGGAAGGAAATCATAGGGAACACACTGACATACTTGAACAGTACCGGTCGAAAGCTGAACACTATCTATGTGGATGCCTCAACAAAAACGACGACGACAATGTCAAATGCACGCCGGCCGGTCTCTTGTACGTCCGTCAATGGAACAACATGCAATACGTATCAACAGCAGCTTTCCTTCTCAACGTTTACTCAGATTACTTACACAACTCAACTCAGAAACTACACTGCCAGAGAGGAGAGGTGAAGCCCCAAGAACTCATGGGCTTGGCCAAAGCCCAGGTGGATTATATATTGGGCTCCAACCCAATAGGTATGAGCTACCTAGTGGGTTATGGAACCAAGTATCCCAAGAGAGTACACCATAGAGGTTCATCTATTGTATCATATAGAGAGAACAAAGGGTTCATAGGATGCACACAAGGGTACGATAATTGGTTTGTTCGCTCAGAAACTAACCCTAATGTCCTAGTGGGGGCTCTAGTTGGTGGCCCCGACTGCCAAGATAATTTTGGGGACCAAAGGGGCAATTACACGCAAACTGAGGCTTGCACTTATAATACAGCTCCATTGGTTGGAGTTTTAGCAAAGCTGCACCAATTACAGAGTCAAAACCTCTCTTGTCCTCATAgttcatctttaatttcttcaTTCTAGAAGACAATGAAACGAACTATATAGGATTTTTAAAGATATGTTTTTGGTGGCAGAAAGCCCAATTTGTATTTTCCATTCTAATAAGTTACATGAAAAGAAAACAATTTGGGTtttatttggttgcaaggagaaTTAAAGGGAACTTAAATGAAagtttcaaacttaaaaaagaaacttttgtaatctaattaaactaattaataATTATCCCCTAATTTAAATAACATGAAAAGATCTCTCCAGTATACCGTAAAACAAATCGCATACTTTAATGAGTTCACTCCAAATGCTTGAGAAAAGCCTGAAATGATTGATTAAGAGTACATATTTACCAAATTCAATTGAAAATATGTCAAACCTAACATTCTCTCCTGAAACAGAAACAAATACGCTTGAGGATGCTAATGAATCGTATTGTATAAGTTTAAAAAAAGATAGATGTTTTAGTTGAAGTCCTTTTCTTCCCTCCATTAATTAGTAGTACTAAAACCACTAAATTTGATTGACCAGTTGGATTTTGTATGTTTGGCATTGTTATTATTTTGGATGCAACGTGTTAtacatttcttgaaatagagtattggtatcggatatGCTATTATTCTCGACTGATATTGATTCAAATCGGCCTGTATTAGATGGATTTATCCCTAGTTTTATTTTAAAATCagtattttttaccattttatcgATTTGTTTTGGACGACTTGCCCCTAACAATCATGACAATCCCATACCGATactgaaaatgaataaaaataccTCAATCTTTGATAGTGGAGGGATGTTTGTGAGTTGTTGTttgaaaatgaatttaaaaaaaaaaaaaaaagcacaagtTATTGTACCTCTTCGTTGAACATGCAAATAGGATGGCATGGTTGTGATCGATGAACCAATGAGAGATTACTTATCTTTAGTTAATAATTGTCTCTATTTTTAGAGAAAATAGAACGCAGCCATCACACTAGACTGAACCATATTACAGTCACAATAGTTTCCGAATTTCTTATTTCGTGAGTGTTGCGTTGTTTCAAcgtttttttttgtctttttgaagaGATTGTGTCCTTCGTGTCAATATGTTTGAGTCTTTATCTAGAAAAAAGCAATTTTCTGCCTGAAttctttaataaattttataatttggtCTTTGCTGAGGAATTCTTGGAGCTTGTCAGGAGAACTTTATGGTGTCAGAAGTATTGAGTCTTGAATTAGAGTTTGCACGACTTAACATAAACGGCGCCATGGACGTGGATATCGTTCAAAGATCAACTAGCAGCAGTTCATTATGTTCTGGAAGGACCGGAATATCTGTAGATGGTCAAATAGAAGTAGAAACtgcaaaaatatttattaaatttcaggtaccatttttataaatttcttcACCTTCAAGTATCCCAAGATATTACACCATAGAGGGTCATCTGTTGTATTAGAGAGAATAAAGGGTTCATAGAATGCACACAACGATTCGTTAATTGGTATGGTCACTCAGAAGCTAACCCTAATGTCCTAGTGGGGCCTTAATTGGCGGGGACTGCCAAGATAATTTTGGGGACCAAAGGGGCAATTACATGCAAACTGAGGCTTGCACTTATAATACACCTCCATTGGTAGGAGCTTTAGCATAGCTGCATCAGTTGGAGAGGCAAAAGCTCTTTTGGTCTTCTAgttcatctttaatttcttctttctaaaaAGACAATGAAATGAAGTATATAGAAGTTGCTTTTTAAAGAGATGTTTTTGGTGGTATATAGACATTGATTTTCTCCAATGTCTTAGTCTTATCAATTGAAGTTTCATCGTGGTAATTCTTTTCTAGGCGAACAAagtaaaacttaaaaaaaaaaaaatgatgtcttGTAAATAATTGATGGTAGTGAGTAATAAAAACAAATATCATGCCAACAATGTGATTTTGTGTACACTCATGATAAATACATGACATTTCATAACCACTTATTAATATTTGAAATGCATCTTATAAATATAATAACATTCTATAATATTTCTACCAATAATAATGATAAAgataaccccaaggggtagccgagttggcaaggggcCTTTGCCTAAAAAAACGTGTGATTtttaaattacaaaatagagACCGAGAAAGAGAGTAAGAGTGATTGACTTCACCGACAAGGACCTGGCAACACCATTCTGACTTCACGGagtcatggttttaaaaattggaacaGAATGATCACTGTCAATCGAATCAAGAAAGTATTCATTTGTACAGGCAAGTTCCTATCACTCGGATAGGAATCTTTCAATCCAATCTATTGAAATGAAAAGTTATACCCACGGGTTATCTTCTAAGGGCACTGCATTTGAAATTTCTTAATCCAATTCGTTGCAACCAAGAGTCACAGCTACCGGTAACTCCAAGGGACTCTTTCATCTTAGCCTTTGGATTGGAATTTTAATCCAATCCTTAGGAATTAATGGATACACCAATTCCATAGGGTACCTTTGAGGGGGTGTGTATTCTATAAATAGAGCGAGTGAGTGATTTCAAAAGGTTATTGACACAGAAACTCGTgttcatctctctctcatttttagcatctttttttttccttacattTGCAAGAAATgatctttttttggtagaaagatttGCAAGAAATGTTCAATCTTATGCTAAGTTTGATATTTACtaatccttttatttatttatttatttttattttctgacaAGTTACTTCGATATGATATTGGAGCCAAATATTTAAGGGTGTAATTCAATCTAGAACCAGgttttcagtttggttttgactGGGTTCCAGAATATTGGTGTGATACAGAACTGGAACAAGTCTTGTCTCGATTTTGAAAATTAGTATTTGTATCGGACTTGTTCAGTTCTAGCTCCTATTATGATTCTTGTATAGTTCAGTTCG
The sequence above is a segment of the Macadamia integrifolia cultivar HAES 741 unplaced genomic scaffold, SCU_Mint_v3 scaffold2787, whole genome shotgun sequence genome. Coding sequences within it:
- the LOC122067254 gene encoding endoglucanase 11-like; amino-acid sequence: LLMEGNHREHTDILEQYRSKAEHYLCGCLNKNDDDNVKCTPAGLLYVRQWNNMQYVSTAAFLLNVYSDYLHNSTQKLHCQRGEVKPQELMGLAKAQENFMVSEVLSLELEFARLNINGAMDVDIVQRSTSSSSLCSGRTGISVDGQIEVETAKIFIKFQ